The following are encoded together in the Kribbella voronezhensis genome:
- a CDS encoding glycosyltransferase 87 family protein — protein sequence MTTTVRTANPRRIVIGVLVCAALVALGAWAYGLFDGMIDLRVYRMGGSVLLDRGSLYDAKLAGSGLPFTYPPFAAIAMLPLAAVPWGVALVAWTTLSVLCIAAIWRNSLPASAWSYFPERKRVVILVALTAASLLLEPVWQTLQFGQINLLLTAMILLDLIRPAGAKWRGFWVGVTIGVKLTPLPFLAFLLITKQWRAFRNAVLGLLATMAIGFAVVPNQSWHYWTVVIRDANRVGGLAYTGNQSFMGFLSRLGDDSSWVEPTWFVLSAVFGLAVLWLARRFWLADERVTAISVMALAVLYASPVSWSHHWVWIIPLGVSLIRAVNRQWGLNPAVVTGVLWYGLFVLRSIWWVPFRDDRELSWSFWQSIPGNSHLILGMLAFLLLAFTSRNLPKPAVAHTGRNRPEGVSGE from the coding sequence GTGACCACCACTGTACGAACCGCCAATCCGCGCCGGATCGTCATCGGCGTCCTCGTCTGCGCGGCCCTGGTCGCGCTCGGCGCCTGGGCGTACGGGCTGTTCGACGGGATGATCGACCTGCGGGTGTACCGGATGGGCGGCTCGGTGCTGCTCGATCGCGGATCCCTGTACGACGCCAAGCTCGCGGGCTCGGGTCTGCCCTTCACCTACCCGCCGTTCGCGGCGATCGCGATGCTGCCGCTCGCGGCGGTTCCGTGGGGCGTCGCGCTCGTCGCCTGGACGACGCTCTCAGTGCTTTGCATCGCCGCGATCTGGCGCAACAGCCTGCCGGCGTCGGCATGGTCGTACTTCCCCGAGCGCAAGCGGGTGGTCATCCTCGTTGCCCTGACGGCCGCGTCGTTGCTGCTGGAGCCGGTCTGGCAGACGCTGCAGTTCGGCCAGATCAACCTGTTGCTGACGGCAATGATTCTGCTGGATCTGATCCGGCCGGCCGGAGCGAAGTGGCGCGGGTTCTGGGTCGGCGTGACGATCGGGGTGAAGCTGACGCCGCTGCCGTTCCTGGCCTTCTTGTTGATCACGAAGCAGTGGCGCGCCTTCCGCAACGCCGTACTGGGGTTGCTGGCCACGATGGCGATCGGGTTCGCCGTGGTGCCGAACCAGTCCTGGCACTACTGGACCGTCGTGATCCGCGACGCGAACCGGGTCGGCGGGCTGGCCTACACCGGCAACCAGTCGTTCATGGGGTTCCTCAGTCGGCTCGGCGACGACTCGTCCTGGGTCGAGCCGACGTGGTTCGTGCTGTCGGCCGTCTTCGGCCTCGCCGTGCTGTGGCTGGCGCGCCGGTTCTGGCTGGCCGACGAGCGCGTGACGGCGATCTCCGTGATGGCGCTGGCCGTCCTGTACGCGTCGCCGGTTTCGTGGAGCCACCACTGGGTGTGGATCATCCCGCTCGGCGTCAGCCTGATCCGCGCGGTCAACCGGCAGTGGGGCCTGAACCCGGCGGTCGTCACCGGGGTCCTTTGGTACGGGCTGTTCGTACTGCGCTCGATCTGGTGGGTCCCGTTCCGCGACGACCGCGAGCTGTCCTGGAGCTTCTGGCAGTCCATCCCCGGCAACTCGCACCTGATCCTCGGCATGCTTGCCTTTCTCCTGCTGGCCTTCACCAGCCGCAACCTGCCGAAACCCGCGGTGGCTCATACTGGACGGAACCGACCGGAGGGGGTCAGTGGTGAGTGA
- a CDS encoding HAD family hydrolase, translating into MSDDKPVPRGLLVDWGGVLTSGLDEALRRWADLDGLDFDAYYRAMVGWLGASPVEAEVNPIHALERGQLAVPDFERKLAALLVREDGTNVPAEGLIERMFAHFEHQPQMSALIRRARAIGIRTALLSNSWGNSYPRETWDGMFDEIVISGEVGLRKPEPEIFLLAAERIGLAPAECVFIDDMEPNVVGARELGMTAVHHTSYEQTRQELESVFGVELT; encoded by the coding sequence ATGTCTGACGACAAGCCTGTGCCGCGTGGCCTGCTGGTGGACTGGGGTGGAGTGCTCACTTCCGGTCTCGACGAGGCGCTACGTCGCTGGGCTGACCTGGACGGTCTCGACTTCGACGCGTACTACCGCGCGATGGTCGGCTGGCTCGGCGCCAGCCCGGTCGAGGCCGAGGTCAACCCGATCCACGCGCTGGAACGCGGGCAGCTCGCCGTACCGGACTTCGAGCGCAAACTTGCCGCCCTGCTGGTCCGCGAGGACGGCACCAACGTGCCTGCCGAAGGACTGATCGAGCGGATGTTCGCGCACTTCGAGCACCAGCCGCAGATGTCGGCACTGATCCGCCGGGCGAGGGCGATCGGCATCCGGACCGCGCTGTTGTCGAACTCGTGGGGCAACTCCTATCCCCGCGAAACCTGGGACGGGATGTTCGACGAGATCGTCATCTCCGGCGAGGTCGGCCTGCGCAAACCAGAGCCGGAGATCTTCCTGCTTGCCGCCGAGCGGATCGGGCTGGCCCCGGCCGAGTGCGTCTTCATCGACGACATGGAGCCGAACGTCGTCGGTGCCCGCGAACTCGGCATGACCGCGGTCCACCACACGTCGTACGAACAGACGCGGCAGGAACTGGAATCGGTGTTCGGAGTAGAGCTGACGTGA
- a CDS encoding DUF4097 family beta strand repeat-containing protein, with amino-acid sequence MSEVQGRPAGTMSTERRYGIAISVALILGGVYWALTGLTDDSRTSNGSYQVENNAITIQAVSADVELRTGDVSEVTVSRKYNRNLFGSDPKEDYSDGKLQLKDTGCGFLSFGCDTHYEITVPKDLKVTIESSSGDLKVSELSGGATVRTSSGRISVDHIGGQVTLKSSSGSIKGENLSASAVTGQSSSGDVELAFDLAPQQVEAQTSSGDVEIHLPNGSETYKVDAKTSSGDEQTTVKTDPASAREIRAKSSSGDTTIDYDN; translated from the coding sequence ATGTCCGAGGTCCAGGGCCGACCGGCCGGCACCATGAGCACCGAGCGCAGATACGGCATCGCGATCTCGGTCGCCCTCATCCTCGGCGGGGTGTACTGGGCGTTGACCGGTCTCACCGACGACAGCCGGACGAGCAACGGCTCGTACCAGGTGGAGAACAACGCGATCACGATCCAGGCGGTCTCGGCCGACGTGGAGCTGCGTACCGGTGACGTCTCCGAGGTCACCGTGAGCAGGAAGTACAACCGGAACCTGTTCGGCTCGGATCCGAAGGAGGATTACAGCGACGGCAAGCTGCAGTTGAAGGACACCGGCTGCGGGTTCCTCTCCTTCGGGTGCGACACCCACTACGAGATCACCGTGCCGAAGGACCTGAAGGTCACGATCGAGAGCAGCAGCGGCGATCTGAAGGTCAGTGAGCTGTCCGGCGGCGCGACAGTGCGGACGTCGTCGGGCCGCATCTCCGTGGACCACATCGGCGGTCAAGTGACGCTGAAATCGTCGTCCGGCAGCATCAAGGGGGAGAACCTGAGCGCCTCCGCGGTGACCGGGCAGAGCAGCTCCGGCGATGTAGAGCTGGCTTTCGACCTGGCACCGCAGCAAGTCGAGGCGCAGACCAGCTCGGGCGACGTCGAGATCCACCTGCCGAACGGCTCCGAGACCTACAAGGTCGACGCCAAGACGAGCAGTGGCGACGAACAGACCACCGTGAAGACCGACCCGGCGTCCGCCCGCGAAATCAGAGCCAAATCGTCCTCCGGCGACACCACCATCGACTACGACAACTGA
- a CDS encoding AAA family ATPase: MAVPLLLAVTGAPWEADVVRRAERAPGIRIVRRCVDIADVMAAAASGQARAVLLAEDLPRLTSDAVAALHSRRIAVVAMVDPSDNGEFAGGEDRLSRMGIERILPADVSAEDLGRAIVDAVESGPPATVSHFAGGFVPYQGDTPPNEPPRPYGEGTGRVIAVWGPTGAPGRSTVAVGLATELAARGMPTLLADADVYGGTVAQQLGMLDETSGLAAAARSAGGGSLDVTVLARHARQLSPHLLVLTGLSRADRWTELRPTAIESVWLTARMLAPCTVVDAGFCIESDEEISFDTLAPRRNGATLATLEEADEVVVVGTADPIGLTRLIRALHELRAAVPSANPRVVVNRLRSGPLGNAPADAVAEALSRYAGVQAAALLPFDQAACDAATAHGRSLADAAKSSKLRKAMQGLAAGVTADLLS; the protein is encoded by the coding sequence ATGGCGGTTCCGCTCCTCCTCGCGGTGACCGGTGCACCCTGGGAGGCTGACGTCGTACGCCGGGCCGAACGCGCTCCGGGCATCCGGATCGTTCGCAGATGTGTCGACATCGCCGATGTGATGGCAGCCGCCGCCAGCGGGCAGGCCAGGGCAGTGCTGCTCGCAGAAGACCTTCCACGGTTGACCTCCGACGCTGTAGCCGCGCTGCACTCCCGGCGAATCGCGGTGGTCGCCATGGTCGATCCATCGGACAACGGCGAGTTCGCCGGCGGTGAGGACCGCCTCAGCCGGATGGGCATCGAGCGGATTCTCCCGGCGGACGTCAGTGCCGAAGACCTCGGCCGGGCGATCGTCGACGCGGTCGAGTCGGGCCCACCGGCGACCGTCTCCCACTTCGCCGGCGGATTCGTGCCGTACCAGGGCGACACCCCGCCGAACGAGCCGCCCCGCCCGTACGGCGAAGGGACCGGCCGGGTGATCGCCGTCTGGGGACCAACGGGCGCACCAGGCCGTAGTACGGTCGCGGTCGGGTTGGCCACGGAGTTGGCGGCACGTGGGATGCCCACCTTGCTTGCCGATGCCGACGTGTACGGCGGGACCGTGGCGCAGCAGCTCGGCATGCTCGACGAAACCTCCGGGCTGGCCGCTGCTGCCCGCTCAGCTGGTGGCGGATCGCTCGATGTCACCGTGCTCGCACGCCACGCACGCCAACTCAGCCCGCATCTCCTGGTGCTGACCGGACTGAGCCGCGCCGATCGGTGGACCGAGCTGCGGCCGACAGCGATCGAGTCGGTATGGCTCACAGCCCGGATGCTCGCTCCATGCACCGTTGTCGACGCAGGCTTCTGTATCGAGAGCGATGAGGAGATCTCCTTCGACACGCTCGCACCCCGCCGCAACGGCGCAACTCTGGCAACGCTCGAAGAGGCCGATGAAGTCGTAGTCGTCGGTACTGCGGACCCGATCGGCCTGACCCGCCTCATCAGGGCACTCCACGAGCTGCGCGCGGCCGTGCCCTCGGCGAATCCAAGGGTCGTCGTCAACCGGCTCCGATCCGGCCCACTGGGCAACGCCCCGGCCGACGCCGTCGCCGAGGCCCTCAGCCGGTACGCCGGTGTGCAGGCCGCCGCGCTGCTGCCGTTCGACCAGGCGGCCTGTGATGCCGCGACGGCGCACGGGCGCAGCCTGGCCGATGCGGCGAAATCGAGCAAGCTGCGCAAGGCGATGCAAGGGTTGGCAGCCGGGGTTACGGCGGATCTCCTCAGTTGA
- a CDS encoding SAF domain-containing protein, producing MADNPAVRSGFAAPSIPTVRNRRARWKDGRLVLGVLLVAITALAGAKLLASADDTTTVWAADRDLPAGTKLTSDDLTSVRVRFTTSEEAGRYVDAAANLKGLVIVRSVGAGEFVPREAAVTQTENDRTELPLSIAAGRLPGDTAAGDQVDVWVVPKDAEQPAKKLWDTIRVVQVDSVKGVAGGSARRQVLVGLDPADLPKLPAALAAMSTGEPVLVRRGR from the coding sequence GTGGCCGACAATCCAGCGGTGCGGAGCGGATTCGCCGCACCGTCGATCCCGACCGTGCGGAACCGGCGGGCCCGGTGGAAGGACGGCAGGCTCGTCCTCGGCGTGCTGCTGGTGGCGATCACCGCGCTGGCGGGTGCCAAGCTGCTCGCGTCCGCGGACGACACGACGACCGTCTGGGCCGCCGACCGCGATCTCCCGGCCGGCACGAAGCTCACCAGCGACGACCTCACCTCTGTCCGGGTCCGCTTCACCACCAGCGAGGAAGCCGGTCGGTACGTCGACGCAGCCGCGAACCTGAAGGGCCTGGTGATCGTCAGGTCAGTCGGAGCAGGCGAGTTCGTACCGCGTGAAGCCGCCGTCACCCAGACCGAGAACGACCGCACCGAGTTGCCGCTGTCCATCGCGGCCGGTCGCTTGCCCGGCGACACCGCCGCTGGTGATCAGGTGGATGTCTGGGTCGTCCCCAAAGACGCGGAGCAACCAGCCAAGAAGCTGTGGGACACCATCCGTGTGGTCCAGGTCGATTCGGTCAAGGGCGTGGCCGGTGGATCCGCGCGTCGGCAGGTCCTGGTCGGCCTCGATCCTGCGGATCTGCCCAAGCTTCCTGCCGCGCTGGCAGCGATGAGCACAGGCGAGCCGGTGCTCGTCCGGCGAGGCCGCTGA
- a CDS encoding helix-turn-helix domain-containing protein produces MPAPRFLQLSDVAEVLNISANQVYALVRRGDIPAVKIGGRGQWRVESSELEKYIERLYTETKQFIDTHPFGEEADLPEDANT; encoded by the coding sequence ATGCCGGCACCGCGCTTCCTCCAGCTCTCCGACGTCGCGGAGGTGCTGAACATCTCCGCCAACCAGGTGTACGCACTGGTCCGCCGCGGTGACATCCCCGCGGTGAAGATCGGCGGTCGCGGTCAGTGGCGGGTGGAGTCGTCCGAGCTGGAGAAGTACATCGAGCGGCTCTACACCGAGACCAAACAATTCATCGACACCCACCCCTTCGGCGAAGAAGCCGACCTCCCCGAAGACGCCAACACCTGA
- a CDS encoding LysM peptidoglycan-binding domain-containing protein: MNAMIRGFKGLLALATLTSVGLGLRWATAGSIEAATTRDLISMAVLTVGAVAWVAYVWLLIAVLATVLEQAPGVVGRAAAQIAARITSQTSRALLRSALGVAAVTPLTIGVAHATPTDNSHPDWAPLEPASSLRLTTPTDWRATEKPSSVRLTDEPRLAPHADQRFRALPTTDAQDHRTAVPAKPAQPRTSETTEAGQRTDVPGKLPAQPRTSETASDWRATEKPSSVRLTDEPRLTADAGQHTVVPGKAPAQPRTSEAAGDWRAVEKASSVRLTGEGRRSEQGDSLGERSGRPKAGRVGVPDRPTVGAPTRYTDLRSGHPVRPATRVVQYGDTLWDLAAAELGPEATDAAVAALWPQWYAANRALIGPDPDLLYPGQVLRIPATSHPVPPTHQEK; the protein is encoded by the coding sequence ATGAACGCGATGATCCGAGGGTTCAAAGGGCTCCTCGCGCTGGCCACGCTGACTTCAGTGGGGCTTGGGTTGCGCTGGGCGACCGCTGGTTCGATCGAAGCGGCGACGACGCGGGATCTGATCTCGATGGCGGTGTTGACCGTCGGCGCGGTCGCGTGGGTCGCCTATGTCTGGCTGTTGATCGCCGTCCTCGCGACCGTTCTCGAGCAAGCACCCGGCGTCGTCGGGCGGGCCGCCGCGCAGATTGCAGCCCGGATCACCTCGCAAACCTCGCGAGCCTTGCTCCGCTCCGCGCTGGGCGTTGCTGCGGTGACCCCACTCACCATCGGAGTCGCGCACGCCACACCCACCGACAACTCCCATCCCGACTGGGCTCCCCTCGAACCCGCCTCGTCCCTCCGCCTCACCACTCCCACCGACTGGCGAGCAACCGAGAAGCCCTCAAGCGTTCGGCTGACCGACGAACCGCGCCTGGCACCCCACGCCGACCAGCGCTTCCGAGCTCTTCCCACCACAGACGCCCAAGACCACCGCACCGCCGTACCAGCCAAGCCAGCGCAACCGCGCACCTCCGAAACAACGGAGGCCGGGCAGCGCACCGACGTACCGGGAAAGCTGCCCGCGCAGCCGCGCACCTCCGAGACGGCGAGCGACTGGCGCGCGACGGAAAAGCCCTCGAGCGTGCGGCTGACTGACGAGCCCCGCCTGACAGCGGACGCCGGGCAGCACACCGTCGTACCGGGGAAGGCGCCGGCGCAACCGCGGACCTCCGAGGCGGCGGGTGACTGGCGGGCGGTCGAGAAGGCGTCGAGCGTTCGGCTGACTGGGGAAGGACGTCGGTCGGAGCAAGGCGACTCGTTGGGTGAGCGGTCGGGGCGGCCGAAGGCGGGGCGGGTTGGGGTGCCGGATCGGCCGACGGTGGGGGCTCCTACTCGCTACACCGATCTGCGGTCCGGGCATCCGGTGCGTCCTGCGACTCGGGTCGTCCAGTACGGCGACACCTTGTGGGACCTGGCCGCCGCCGAACTCGGGCCGGAGGCGACCGACGCGGCCGTCGCGGCGCTCTGGCCGCAGTGGTACGCCGCCAACCGGGCGCTGATCGGGCCCGACCCAGACCTGCTCTATCCCGGCCAGGTGCTGCGTATCCCAGCCACCAGCCATCCCGTGCCGCCAACCCACCAGGAGAAGTGA
- a CDS encoding Rv3235 family protein: MSAHATLATVHSLPETDPPSAGPAVAGTTHADSVRTGPMTQGALALRYEVELDVVPAPSLRLVPAGPRLPDPQAWASKLVQAVAEVLAGDRPISQLVRFTDSIVFGELNRRVRLLGLTTTATARGSKERSSIRSVHVSTPATEVAEVAAHVRYGERSRAIALRLEVHRGRWICTALQLG; encoded by the coding sequence ATGAGTGCCCACGCAACCCTCGCTACCGTTCATTCCCTTCCGGAAACTGATCCGCCGTCCGCCGGCCCGGCCGTCGCGGGTACGACGCACGCGGATTCCGTTCGCACCGGGCCGATGACGCAGGGCGCCTTGGCCTTGCGGTACGAGGTCGAGCTCGACGTCGTACCGGCACCGTCGTTGCGATTGGTACCGGCGGGGCCGCGGTTGCCGGATCCGCAGGCGTGGGCATCGAAGTTGGTGCAGGCGGTCGCGGAGGTCCTGGCCGGGGATCGTCCGATCTCGCAGCTGGTGCGATTCACGGACTCGATCGTCTTCGGTGAGCTGAATCGTCGGGTCCGGCTGCTCGGACTGACCACCACGGCTACCGCTCGCGGCTCGAAGGAGCGCAGCTCGATCCGCTCGGTGCACGTGTCGACCCCAGCGACCGAGGTCGCCGAAGTCGCCGCCCACGTCCGGTACGGCGAACGCTCGCGCGCGATCGCCCTCCGCCTCGAGGTCCACCGAGGCCGCTGGATCTGCACCGCCCTCCAACTCGGCTGA
- a CDS encoding VanW family protein, translating into MTESIMMTNLQAPEVGETAELGLAEKLGRAEGSEPVAELSAAEPAAELSAAEPAAELGAVEPVAELSAAELARVLPRVGARRWSQRIPALYPVAVRYHRARRRIEWMRSDTAFAQTRQSADLPVRVKRHKSLLLRQLGETEMWMQHNKVTNLKLACAQVDGLVIRPGETFSFNKLVGNATRRKGYLKGMRLSNGQARPGIGGGICQLANLLHWMVLHSPLTVTQRSTHSFDPFPDNGRVLPWGVGCSIVYNYVDLQFRNDTDRTFQLKVGVGERYLEGEILADESTSSSYRVFARGERFFRAGSEYFRRNEIWRTVIDRRTGAQVRDELVRENVALVKYIPTGVSVIDIDVTQYPPAS; encoded by the coding sequence ATGACTGAGAGCATCATGATGACGAACCTGCAGGCACCCGAGGTCGGCGAGACCGCGGAACTGGGGCTGGCCGAGAAGTTGGGCCGGGCTGAGGGATCCGAGCCGGTTGCGGAGCTGAGCGCGGCCGAGCCGGCTGCGGAGTTGAGCGCGGCCGAGCCGGCTGCGGAGTTGGGCGCGGTCGAGCCGGTTGCGGAGTTGAGCGCGGCTGAACTTGCGCGGGTGTTGCCGCGGGTGGGGGCGCGGCGTTGGTCGCAGCGGATCCCGGCGCTCTATCCGGTCGCGGTCAGGTATCACCGGGCCCGGCGGCGGATCGAGTGGATGCGTTCGGACACCGCGTTCGCGCAGACGCGGCAGAGCGCGGACCTGCCCGTGCGGGTGAAGCGGCACAAGTCGCTGTTGCTCCGGCAACTCGGCGAGACCGAGATGTGGATGCAGCACAACAAGGTCACCAATCTGAAGCTCGCGTGCGCCCAGGTCGACGGTCTGGTGATCCGGCCGGGTGAGACGTTCTCCTTCAACAAGCTGGTCGGGAACGCGACCCGGCGCAAGGGATACCTGAAGGGCATGCGGCTGTCCAACGGCCAAGCGCGGCCGGGCATCGGCGGCGGCATCTGCCAACTGGCGAACTTGCTGCACTGGATGGTGCTGCACTCCCCGCTGACTGTGACGCAGCGGTCGACGCACAGCTTCGACCCGTTCCCGGACAACGGCCGTGTGCTCCCGTGGGGTGTCGGTTGCAGCATCGTCTACAACTACGTGGATCTGCAGTTCCGCAACGACACGGACCGGACGTTCCAGCTCAAGGTCGGTGTGGGCGAGCGGTACCTGGAAGGTGAGATCCTCGCCGACGAGAGCACTTCCTCGTCGTACCGCGTGTTCGCGCGGGGCGAGCGGTTCTTCCGGGCCGGTTCGGAGTACTTCCGTCGCAACGAGATCTGGCGCACCGTGATCGATCGGCGGACCGGAGCTCAGGTCCGCGACGAGCTGGTGCGGGAGAACGTTGCCTTGGTCAAGTACATCCCGACGGGTGTCAGCGTGATCGACATCGACGTCACGCAGTACCCGCCGGCGAGCTGA
- a CDS encoding helix-turn-helix transcriptional regulator gives MSHEPEPYRERAARLPGAVLWTRTADGGAYRILPDGCMDLLWIEGELLVAGPDTKAYVSSSARGARCAAIRFAPGTAPGFLGVPAREVVDHRVPLADLWSRGRARRLADRIARAGHPAPGLEEAAVMLFDEPPDRLVGQVVQGIRRGIAVPALAGSVGLSERQLHRRCLDAFGYGPKMLDRVLRMNRALDHARTGLTLATVAAQTGYADQAHLTREVKALTGVPPRVLLQA, from the coding sequence GTGAGCCACGAACCAGAGCCGTACCGCGAGCGCGCCGCCCGGTTGCCCGGCGCCGTGCTGTGGACCCGTACGGCGGATGGCGGGGCGTACCGGATTCTCCCCGACGGCTGCATGGACCTGCTCTGGATCGAAGGCGAACTGCTCGTCGCCGGCCCCGACACGAAGGCGTACGTTTCGTCCTCCGCGCGCGGAGCCCGATGCGCGGCGATCCGGTTCGCGCCGGGCACAGCGCCCGGCTTCCTCGGCGTACCGGCGCGGGAGGTCGTCGATCACCGGGTGCCGCTCGCTGACCTGTGGTCGCGAGGCCGGGCCAGGCGGTTGGCCGATCGGATCGCAAGAGCCGGCCACCCGGCGCCCGGGCTGGAGGAAGCTGCGGTCATGTTGTTCGACGAGCCACCGGACCGGCTGGTAGGCCAAGTGGTGCAGGGAATCCGCCGGGGAATCGCCGTCCCGGCACTGGCCGGCAGTGTCGGACTGAGTGAGCGGCAACTCCATCGACGCTGCCTGGACGCGTTCGGATATGGGCCGAAGATGCTGGATCGCGTACTGCGAATGAATCGCGCCCTCGACCACGCCCGCACCGGACTCACCCTGGCGACTGTCGCAGCACAGACCGGGTACGCCGATCAGGCTCACCTCACCCGCGAGGTCAAAGCGCTGACCGGCGTACCGCCACGCGTTCTCCTGCAGGCCTAA
- a CDS encoding glycoside hydrolase family 130 protein codes for MTVPYTLTRLGVVMTPEPGNDLESEGVLNPASGYGPDGQLYLLPRLVAPGNISRVGLAAVELTDGVPSGVRREGVVLAPDEGWERGLNNAGVEDPRVTWIPSLGQHVMTYVAYGPLGPKPALAVSEDLRHWTRLGPLHFEYQADLDTDLNLFPNKDTVFFPEPVPGPDGEPAYAMLHRPMWDLGWFREGEGIHLPAGVTDDRPGIWVSFVPVGAVEQDLANLVHLRQHRLVAMSEYPFEELKIGAGPAPLRVPEGWLVIHHGVTGEQPKGFDPTTQKVSYAAGALLLDPTDVTKVIARTAEPILVPETEEERIGTVGNVVFPTAIEEVDGVRYVFYGMADAKIGVARLDRLP; via the coding sequence GTGACTGTTCCTTATACCCTCACCCGCCTTGGTGTCGTGATGACGCCGGAGCCCGGCAACGACCTCGAGTCCGAGGGGGTCCTGAATCCGGCCAGCGGCTACGGACCGGACGGGCAGCTCTACCTGCTGCCGCGGCTGGTTGCACCCGGCAACATTTCGCGGGTGGGCCTCGCGGCGGTCGAGCTGACCGACGGTGTTCCCAGCGGCGTACGCCGGGAAGGGGTCGTGCTCGCTCCGGACGAAGGCTGGGAGCGCGGCCTGAACAACGCCGGGGTCGAGGATCCCCGCGTCACCTGGATTCCTTCGCTCGGTCAGCACGTGATGACTTACGTCGCCTATGGACCGCTCGGGCCGAAGCCCGCGCTCGCGGTGTCGGAAGACCTGCGGCACTGGACCCGATTGGGTCCGTTGCACTTCGAGTACCAGGCCGACCTCGACACCGACCTGAACCTGTTCCCGAACAAGGACACGGTGTTCTTCCCCGAACCGGTGCCGGGGCCGGACGGCGAACCGGCGTACGCGATGTTGCACCGGCCGATGTGGGACCTGGGCTGGTTCCGCGAAGGTGAAGGGATCCATCTGCCGGCCGGGGTGACGGACGACCGGCCGGGGATCTGGGTGTCGTTCGTTCCGGTCGGCGCGGTGGAACAGGATCTGGCGAACCTGGTGCATCTTCGGCAGCACCGGCTGGTGGCGATGTCGGAGTACCCGTTCGAGGAACTCAAGATCGGGGCCGGGCCGGCGCCGCTGCGAGTACCGGAGGGGTGGCTGGTGATCCATCACGGGGTGACCGGGGAGCAGCCGAAGGGCTTCGACCCGACGACGCAAAAGGTCAGCTACGCGGCGGGGGCGTTGTTGCTCGATCCCACGGACGTCACCAAGGTGATCGCTCGCACCGCCGAGCCCATCCTGGTGCCGGAAACCGAAGAGGAACGGATCGGCACCGTCGGGAACGTGGTGTTCCCGACGGCCATCGAGGAGGTCGACGGCGTGAGGTATGTCTTCTACGGAATGGCGGACGCGAAGATCGGTGTCGCCAGACTGGACCGGTTACCGTGA
- a CDS encoding carbohydrate ABC transporter permease — translation MKSPWRFVALLLGAFVFLFPFYYMLIGSLQAEPDSSVGGAFPRPGNLTLHNYQAINAAINLGKSLLNSGIFTGGVILGTLVFGVLAGYALARLQFRGRGTVFNLMLLVQVIPFQLLTIPLYVLIVRSYGLADSYLGMILPFLINSTAVFVFRQYFLQLPQELFDAARIDGAGELAILWRVAVPLVRPALLTGVLLTFIGPWNEFLWPFLITKQQGLQPLAVSLTNFITTVSARAANPFGAVLAGACVLAAPAVGLFIVFQRRFISSSLESGVKG, via the coding sequence ATGAAGAGTCCGTGGCGGTTCGTCGCTTTGTTGCTGGGGGCATTCGTCTTCCTGTTCCCCTTCTACTACATGCTGATCGGCAGCCTGCAGGCCGAACCCGACTCCTCGGTCGGTGGGGCTTTCCCGAGACCGGGCAACCTCACCCTGCACAACTACCAGGCGATCAACGCTGCCATCAACCTCGGCAAGTCCCTGCTGAACTCGGGCATCTTCACGGGTGGGGTCATCCTCGGCACGCTGGTGTTCGGGGTGCTGGCCGGCTATGCGCTCGCCCGGCTGCAGTTCCGCGGCCGGGGGACGGTGTTCAACCTGATGCTGCTGGTCCAGGTGATCCCGTTCCAGTTGCTGACGATTCCGCTCTACGTGCTGATCGTGCGCAGCTACGGGCTCGCCGATTCGTACCTGGGCATGATCTTGCCGTTCCTGATCAACTCGACCGCGGTGTTCGTGTTCCGGCAGTACTTCCTGCAGTTGCCGCAGGAGTTGTTCGACGCTGCCCGGATCGACGGTGCCGGTGAACTCGCGATTCTCTGGCGGGTGGCGGTTCCGTTGGTGCGGCCGGCCCTGCTGACCGGCGTACTGCTGACCTTCATCGGGCCGTGGAACGAGTTCCTCTGGCCGTTCCTGATCACCAAGCAGCAGGGCCTCCAACCGTTGGCGGTGTCGCTGACGAACTTCATCACCACCGTGTCGGCGCGCGCGGCGAACCCGTTCGGGGCCGTCCTGGCCGGCGCCTGCGTACTGGCCGCACCGGCGGTCGGACTGTTCATCGTCTTCCAGCGCCGCTTCATCTCCTCCAGCCTCGAATCCGGGGTCAAGGGCTAG